One window of Falco cherrug isolate bFalChe1 chromosome W, bFalChe1.pri, whole genome shotgun sequence genomic DNA carries:
- the LOC129734618 gene encoding LOW QUALITY PROTEIN: uncharacterized protein LOC129734618 (The sequence of the model RefSeq protein was modified relative to this genomic sequence to represent the inferred CDS: inserted 3 bases in 3 codons; deleted 1 base in 1 codon) encodes MAEKADKQNPLLMKDWDMFYTFLAKYGARPSVPGEDWARDNWANLQNVVDRVTSLQTEAKVRSGKGKSIVCAILGASLVAAKXRLRKHSNENKIIESLENLVKVLQKMXLEQQLEKEREENXLFKTTLKAECSKDTEALSVIELEVEEKGINPIYPQKELEEVRKHFVENPQVRPLIKTEYTYLNEDDDNPHITTKEIPYTATELAKLKREYGHLPKESKTVYVWHVSLTGGDQIQLSEKEAGGYWGHGVFLTTGNKHAPWSLTQRAAYWAGGLNPLDRGDPPAITSTADQLLESVHKAACLQMIHERKLIPGCESPMILLVNPEIMTLLIRGLPESLKPTGVSLQRTIASMGPVERLEGLIRSQRNETPDSVSSHHTTSASSNKRIWTWGQVAQELIDYSRKYGPVKIPEEKLRGIHQTEVEVLPLPTGKTVAAADVLRKEHPHHKTGKGEQSMTRQQWWLLGIKKGVPRDIMDGLPFDKLRSTEVMKAASVKLTLPGEEGTVTVIMVIGDIPTNLLGMDALRGKQWEDSEGLLWTFGTLQLHVILLPKGTPTAVQQSN; translated from the exons ATGGCCGAAAAGGCTGATAAACAAAATCCTTTGTTAATGAAAGATTGGGACATGTTTTACACGTTTCTGGCAAAGTATGGGGCTCGACCCTCCGTACCCGGAGAAGACTGGGCTCGAGATAATTGGGCAAACTTGCAGAATGTAGTGGACCGAGTGACCTCTTTACAGACTGAAGCTAAAGTTAGATCAGGTAAGGGCAAATCTATAGTCTGTGCCATTTTAGGAGCCAGCCTGGTCGCAGCAA ATCGCCTTAGAAAACatagcaatgaaaacaaaattatagaaTCCCTTGAAAATTTGGTGAAAGTTCTGCAAAAAA GCTTAGAACAACAATtagagaaagagagggaagaaa cgCTTTTTAAAACCACTCTGAAGGCAGAATGCTCTAAAGACACTGAAGCCCTGAGTGTAATAGAGCTGGAAGTAGAGGAAAAGGGCATTAACCCAATATACCCTCAGAAGGAGTTGGAAGAggtgagaaaacattttgtagaAAACCCTCAAGTGAGACccttaattaaaacagaatataCTTATCTGAATGAGGACGATGATAATCCTCACATTACAACCAAAGAGATACCATATACTGCCACTGAGCTAGCCAAACTGAAAAGAGAGTATGGACACCTTCCTAAAGAATCCAAAACAGTGTACGTGTGGCATGTATCCCTAACT GGGGGGGACCAAATTCAATTAAGTGAAAAGGAAGCTGGTGGCTATTGGGGTCACGGAGTTTTCTTAACAACAGGCAATAAACATGCCCCATGGTCCCTAACCCAGCGGGCTGCTTATTGGGCTGGAGGATTGAACCCTTTAGACAGAGGGGATCCCCCGGCAATCACCAGCACAGCTGATCAGTTGCTAGAAAGTGTACACAAAGCAGCCTGCTTACAAATgatacatgaaagaaaattaattcctggATGTGAATCCCCAATGATTCTGCTGGTGAATCCCGAAATCATGACCCTCTTGATAAGGGGACTTCCAGAGTCACTCAAACCTACGGGGGTTAGCCTTCAAAGGACCATCGCGTCGATGGGCCCTGTAGAAAGGCTGGAAGGTCTTATTAGGAGCCAGAGAAATGAAACACCGGATTCAGTTTCTTCCCACCATACGACCTCAGCATCAAGTAATAAAAGGATATGGACCTGGGGACAAGTAGCACAAGAATTGATAGATTATAGTAGAAAATATGGTCCTGTAAAAATCCCAGAGGAAAAATTGAGGGGAATCCACCAAACAGAAGTTGAGGTTTTGCCCCTCCCCACCGGTAAAACTGTAGCCGCCGCTGATGTCCTGAGAAAGGAGCATCCACACCATAAAACAGGAAAGGGAGAACAGTCCATGACTCGACAACAGTGGTGGCTTTTGGGAATTAAAAAGGGAGTCCCCAGGGATATAATGGATGGCTTACCCTTTGATAAATTGA GGTCGACAGAAGTTATGAAAGCTGCCTCGGTAAAGTTGACTCTTCCAGGAGAGGAAGGTACGGTCACTGTCATAATGGTGATTGGAGACATTCCAACAAATTTGTTAGGAATGGATGCCCTCAGGGGAAAGCAGTGGGAGGACTCTGAAGGATTGTTGTGGACCTTTGGAACACTGCAGCTGCATGTCATATTACTTCCAAAAGGCACCCCCACTGCCGTTCAGCAGAGTAACTAA